DNA from Tripterygium wilfordii isolate XIE 37 chromosome 15, ASM1340144v1, whole genome shotgun sequence:
caatttttttaaggcTTAAAACAATTTGTCAAATTATAACTCGACCACGAGACTCTGCATGCGCCAGCTATTAATATTGACTTTACATTTAATAATTAATGTTTTTGTACATGACTTCTTCAACTTCATAGGGTACAAACACACCAGCAAAAATAAATTAGCTCAGCTACCTGAGCAAATTATAGAAAATTCTGTCCAAACATTACGAATAAATACTATCAATTTTTAGTCAAAGGTTCACacgattttattatttttgaactGTCGTTATTGGTTCTTAGATCTAAAAAATACATTTGTTATGTGAGAGGGACTTGACATTTGTTTATATGTCAATCCAATGTGTGATAAAATATTAACAATATCCTTACATTTCACTCTAATTGAACCTGTACAACTGATTTCATGTACAATACCAAACTTAGGGTAGTTCAATCTTCGCCAAACAATACGGATAGCCTGACAAAATGCCAAAACCAGTATATTATGTAATTTTGATTTCCATAATTAACTAAAATCCGAAATGATGAGAAGTCGTGAAACTATCCATATATGAATTGTTACCAACTTCAGGCGACTAGGCAATGATGTATGTGTCCAATGACTAGAAAGTCGTACAATAAGTCCAAAAAGACAATAAGAAACCCACGAAGGAAAATGTTTTTGATTGAATGCTCACAAAGTGAAACTAGCATTGAAAGCTTTTTTCCATAAGACACCAACATGTGTAAAGTGTTCGAGGAAGATAACTTCTTGCATCATTGCACTGAGCTTCAtggtaaagaaagaaagatccccacaatatatatacacacacatatatatgtagataGCTATAGATGTGTAGAGGTTTAGATGGATAAGCCACAGAGAGAAATATTCTCCCACAAAATGTGTTCGCCAACTGTTCGAATAATTTCCTCTTTGGGTAGCCAAATTTTTTAACTTCCAATGTGAGGAAAAAAAGGAGATtgctttttagttttttctaCTCAACTTTTTTGCTCTTATAAGAACTGAATACCAAAATTTTGATTGAAGACCTCAAGACTCAATAGGGtagtaaacccaaaaaaaagaaaaagaaagccttGATGGGCCATACATAAAAAAGCCTTATGGGCTTGTAGACTAATGGTGAGTGGTGACGGTGTCAAGACTCAAGAGCCTAAAATCAATAACGAGGAAGCCCGAAACGCTGTTTCTACCATttcagttttgacttttgaagcATTGCTACTCTGCTAGTGCTGTGGCCTGTGAGACTGTGAGCCCATCACCACGAACCTTGACCTCCTTTATCCGACGTCGTTCCGTGCGATCGGAATTCAGATAGATATTTTGGCTGTCGTTTTTCTTGCTTCATTACAAATGAACTCGAGGCAATCGCGAACAAGAATCTGAGGTATCGATTTTCATTCTCTCCCAATCTTCGGTACACGTTTTCGGTTTTTCCTTCTCTGCTCTAAGTTTGGGGATCTCAATATAACTTTGCGCGCATTGTAAGGCTTGCTATTCTGGAGTAATTCTTTAGGGTTAATTATTTCGATCGAATTGCTCtaattgttttgtgttttgggGTATTGTGGTTGCTGTATTGATTGCTGCAGAATGTTTCAGGCCAGCTTGGTCCTGAGCTGTTCTTTTGATCTTCTTATGAATTGTTAGGTTTCTAAGCTCCGCTGTAGTAACATGATTACGCAACGTTTGTGAATAATTTTGTTTTCGGTTTGAATTTGGGCCTATCTTTGTATGTAGCATTGCATATGTAGGTAGCTTGAAAAATCTGTTTGTTAGATGATTTTATGGCAAATtagaaaaatcaagaatgaAAAGTGTAGGACCAATACTTAATTTTGAATGGGAAAGTTAGATGTAGATAGAATTGAACAATTCTTGGACTAGCTTGAATAGAACCCGAAATTATCTTGATggagtggaaaaacaaaagacTAGTGGTAATAACCAATCGGCATGAAGGAATTTAATTATGGAGGActttcttttgatatttttcacAAAATACGTAGTGTGGAATCTAACATGGAATCTAAAATTTGAAACATCTTTTTTGAAATTCTGGGCCAAGTATTTGAGAGTCATCtgaaatgaaattattaaatttctCCCCCATTCCTAACCCAACTTTTCTTCtggattttgattgtttttcGAATTATTTTCTTGATTTCCGGTTGCTGAAGTGTCTCCCTGCATATAATATCTCCACAACATTTATCCCTTAATCATTCTTTGCTTATGCAAAAATGAGACATCCTTGTAGGGATTTTTGGTTCCTTTTAACTGCGTTGTCATTGCTTTTTTCCTTTATGGTGAATGTAATTTCAGTGCTGGTTATTGCATATGATTATAATCTGTATGCTTATTCATGTTGATTTTAATCAATGGTGCTTCCTCATTTAGGTGCCTTGGCAGTGAATACTGATGAGATAATTACTTATACCATTTTCACGGGGATAAACCTTGAAGAATATATTTGAACATTATGGAAAGCTGCCTAATTTTGCTTGCCTGATTTCGCCTAAGAGAATTCTGTACAACTACATGGTGCACACAAAGTAGAGGTGAAGAGTCTGGCGACGACAATGGATTCTAATTCCGTCGTGGGTAACACTATTATGGAGCCTCGTGATGATATGGAATTTGATTCACATGAAGATGCTTATTCGTATTATAAAGAATATGCCAAGTCTGTGGGGTTTGGTACTGCCAAATTGAGCAGCCGTCGGTCCAGGGCATCAAAGGAATTTATTGATGCAAAGTTCTCGTGCATAAGATATGGAAGTAAGCAACAGTCTGATGATGCAATTAATCCACGCCCTTCGCCAAAGATTGGCTGTAAAGCTAGCATGCATGTGAAGCGGAAGCCCAATGGGAAATGGAATATATATAGTTTCATCAAGGAGCATAATCATGAGCTCTTACCTGCACAGGTGCACTTCTTTCGAAGCCACAGGAACCCCGATCCACGGAAGAATGATGTTCGAATGCGAAGACGGAAGAATTTAGGTGCAGTTTCTAAATTATTCGGTGCATATCAAAATGTAGAATGTTTGGAGGGCTATATGAGGAATCAGCATGATAGGGGTCGCAAATTGCTTTTGGATACTGGAGATGCTCAAGTATTGCTTGAACTTTTTATGCATATGCAGGAAGAGAATCCAAAATTTTTCTATGCAGTTGACTTTAATGAAGAGCACCAATTGAGAAACTTGTTCTGGGTTGATGCAAAAGGCATGGAGGATTACAACAACTTCGGTGATGTAGTTTGTTTTGACACTACATATTTCACAAACAAGTATAAAATCCCGTTAGTTCTCTTTATTGGAGTGAATCATCATATTCAACCGACATTGATTGGTTGTGCTTTAATTGCTGATGAAACTGTTTATACGTTCGTTTGGTTGATACAAACATGGTTTATTGCAATGGGGGAACGAGCTCCGCGGGTTATACTCACTGATCAaaacaatgccattaaaagagctGTTGCAGCAGTCTTTCCGGAGACTCGACATTGTTTCTGCTTGTGGCACATATTGGAAATGATCCCTAGGCAACTCGAGTACTTGAGTCTATGGCATGATAGCTTCATGGTAAAATTTAACAAATGTATATTTAAGTCATGGACAGAGGAACAATTTGAAAAGAGGTGGTGGAAATTGCTTGACAAATTTCATCTTAGAGAGGTAGAATGGATTCACTCATTGTATGAAGACCGTAGATGTTGGGTTCCTACTTTCATGAGAGATGTATCTTTTGCTGGATTGTCTACAACATCACGCTCTGAAAGTTTGACGTCCGGGTTTGACAAATATGTGCATGGGGGAACGTCGTTGAGAGAGTTCATAGAACAATACCAGGTAATTCTTGAAGATAGATATGAAGAGGAAGCCAAAGCAGATTTCGATGCTTGGCATGAAACACCCGAGCTGAAATCCCCATCACCTTTTGAGAAACAAATGTCACTTGTATATACACATGAAATTTTCAGGAAATTTCAAGTTGAAGTTTTGGGAGCATCTGCTTGTCATCTTAAGAAAGAAATTGAGGACGAGATATCCACAACTTATAGTGTGAAGGACTTTGAAAACAATCAGGATTATATGGTGGAATGGAATGAATCAAAGTCTGACATTTATTGTTCATGCCGTCTTTTTGAATATAAAGGTTATCTTTGCAGGCATGCTATTGTTGTTCTCCAAATGTCTGGAGTTTTCAGCATCCCATCTAAATATGTATTGCAACGATGGACTAATGCTGCTATGAGCAGACATGCCATTGGTGAAAGATTGGATGAGGTGCAATCTAAGGTCCATCGTTATAATGATTTATGTCGACGAGCCATAATATTGGGTGAAGAGGGCTCACTGTCTCAAGACAGTTACCATATGGCAGTTTGTGCAATAAAGGAAGCTTTGAGGCATTGTGCAAGTGTGAATAACTCTCTTGAGAGTGAGTCCAGACCAACCACATCAGAGCTTCATGCCATTTCTATTGTCGAGGAAGAAAACCAATTTAGCAACACATTAATACCTGATCCTAAATGGTCCAGTAAAAATAAAGCTACAAAGCGAGCTGAGGGTCAGCAGAAGGAAGGCAATGAAAATGATGCGACTAGAAGAGAAGAGGTCAGACACgttgcttctctctctctctctctcttctttgggGAACTGGTTGGGCTACAATCTTCATTTATCATGTGGCATTGTCGTTGTTTTCATTTGGTTCTGTTTGCCTCATGTACTTAACAGGAATCTCTGCTAGGAACTGTAGGTACTGTGGCTCAAGATGGCTTTCACCAAATGGTTTGTGATATTCTCATCTTAATACAATTTTAGTTGGAGACAACTTTCCTTTTATCCTAGATTTATGAATATAAATTCGTTTGAATCTTCCATGTAGATTCCAATCTAAAACTAGGCTCTCCCCTATATTTTCTTTCCATGTCTTTTTACCACTCCTTTGTTTTTGGCCCacctcttctctttctctttctagtATATCTTCTCTTATCCTGGTTTGATGTGAACCTAAATTGATAGACGAGTCTTTGTGAATGAAGCTCATATCAACTGCATCACTGGCACCTATATTTTTCATCCCCACTTCAATCCATAATGTAGTATTAATGTTTAAATGTACTGCCTTCtacttttgtttgtaattttgtgAAAATTGACATGCATTTCTTGTAATCTTAATATCCTCATTTCTTTTGGCAGGAAACCTCTGAAATGAGGCCTGTACAGTCGCCTAATGTGATGCCAGCCCAATTTCACAATATGATGCCGATGATATTTCATAATGTCACTTCAGCTCAGTTTCAGAATGTGCCTCCAACAAATTTGCATGGGAATCGACCACCTCGTTAGCTTGACTTTCAACTACTTTTGTAAAAAATTTGTAGACCTGAAACTGCTACATGACCATGGGAGAAGTACCTAACAAGTCGCAGGTTCTACCATACTAGGTACAAGAATGTCCATTGCGCAGTTGTCAGAATTTGGGATCTTCACCCAAAGAATCAACAGGTAAACGCCTATCATCGTTTTACTTGTATTCGAGGTTCTAGAAGTTTACAGCGATGATCTTTTGTTCTCTTTCTCATATTGGGTTGCTAATCTTGTTTTAGCCTTTAAAACAGAAAGAGGTTGGTTTAATTTGCATATGAATTAGGAAAGAACAGCATACCATTTTGTGTTCATGTGTACCTATGAGCCGATGACTCTGAGAGAGCTGCAATTTAGTATTTCCTTAAGAATCAGACTCTCCAGTCCATGAGAACCTTTGCAGCCTATGTTGCACCACCCCTCTTACTCTATATGCCGAGTTTTTGGCCCATTGTTGGATGAATAAAACCCACTTCCAAACGAGTTCAACAGGGTCGAAAAGCTggaaagaaatatatttttttaaaaaaaattatatttaaaattttgaagttaGGTTCTAGTTTTTACATGCCTAAATGAACTATAAAATTTGTGATAATGCGTTGATTGGATGCCCTAGTTTTTTCATATAATGTTGTCTAAGCTCGGATGGAAAGCAGCAGATTGTGTAATTTTTCCACCACAGACCAAGTAGTTGAAGATGTGAATTTGTTAGATTGAAATGCACTATAAAAAATCAGAAACTGCATTATTTGGTCGGCAAGCAATAATATTTTAGAGCCGAGGCCGTTTCTAAAACACACCCTCATGAAAATCCTCCATAATTTTCTCAATTTGGTAGGCAAATCTGTGTCTGTACCTCCCTCTCTGACATGAATTTCTGCAGCTGGTCTCTCATCAAGGTCTtgcttcctctctctctctctctctctcacaagcAAATCAAATTCGCACCACATTGACACGTATGCGGTTGCTTTAGATGATCAACGATACAATTGTCTCTGCATGTTATGCTCCATGTCTTGCGCATTGCATGTGATCCGTTCCCAAATCTCTGGGTTCTGACTCAACATTGAACATGGAACTATGGTCAACTCTGGAACCCCTGTTATACATTGACTCCACCAGATACAACCTATAAAAGTATTTCACACGATTTGTATGATTTgcaagtagtttttttttttttttttttgtaatctaGAACAACTCACTTAGTCTAGACTCAGGTCGGGCTAGGCAAAAAAGCACACATAGTAACTAGTTTCATTATGGTAATATGAAATTTCGGTAGTTCATAATACAAGACATGTGGTCCTCTAAAGTTTGTGGAATCTAAGACCTCCATCCATTATCTTCTTTGGATATCGATGGCACCAGTGAAGATGGCACTCTACGGGGAGTGACCATTAATGTGTTAAGGACAGCTCGGCAGAAGCATATGAGTGGACCGTGAGAGGGTGAGGGGACGGTACTGGTAGGTGTGGTGGGCTCTCAAGGTGGTCTTATAATTGCCACTACAATAAATGGAACTTTAAAATGTAGCTTCATGTTCCAGGTTGGCtacataaacatatatgttAATCACAAATTGTCAACTCTGATTGACCTTAATCGCTATGAGAAttaggttgtttttttttaaaaaaattaaagtcaaatCACTAATCATAACTTGAAGCCTAGAATTCTTGAGCTTGGAAAGTACTTAGTGATAACCTAGCTGGTGAATTTTCTATGGAGCAAAATTGTATGGACTTAGAGAGGTTCTAAATTCGATTCTCACTATGAGTAATACTCTTGTTACTTTGGCTCAACTTCGGGTGAAAATTTATTTGCGTGCAAATTTGATTGCTtgagtttaggttcatatcggATCTTCAAAGGGTAAACTTGTATAATATATCTtaattatcaaaagaaaaaaattcttgaGCTTGGTATTACCACATTCCGTTCGAAAAATCACTGATTATGAGAAATACTATGCGGGCATCTACACTGATCATACACCAGAATGATAGGCATGACTGCagttcaataaataaataaaaacctttTTATGTCAGCTAATTGTCGGATCTTGTGCTAAATGCCTAAATCTAAATATAACTTACATAATAAAATCAGTTTTTAATTTTAGCTGTTTTTGTTGGACTGCGATAATTTTTTAAACTAGTAGCCAATATTTTTGTAATATATACGCCAGACAGCTGTCAGATTTCAATCAAAATCGAATAATTTCTCTAGTCCCAAGAAATCCAGAGAAGAATAAGGTTGTAACTTGTAACCACTGGTCTTATCGGGTTGTTCGAAACTTCCTTTACTTAATGAACAACATTAAGAATTAGATTAATAACATTAAGTGCAAATGAAGGTATTATCAATTAAGGAAACACAAACGTAGAAACCAAATGCAGAGCATCTGCACCTTCTAATTTGTTTGATATTCTGATAAGGTGGAGAAAAATACCGAAGGCCTACATTGATTGACCCAATATCTACAGTGGGTTGGATGATCCAAAAGGATGAGGACATCTGCAATCACTGTAGTAGTCATCACAAATGTCGAgttcatcaaattcaaaaaatatgtGGACTCCACACTGGTCGTTACACTGCAGAGAGAGAGACTGCGGTAAAACTAATGTCACTTTTATTGCATTTAAGTATAGTAGACTTGTTCCTAAAAGGACCAAATCACTGACCCCCAAATGGGGAGACAAAGATTCAGGTCCTAGTGTACAATCCCAAAGTAATAGTTTATATACCGACTTCTTATGGCCCTATATTGAATAAAAGACATCTTCCAAGTTTCCTTAATTTAGCCatctgcacaaaaatgtaagttCAATTTTCTGCATGAACTCCTTTTACATTTGCATGGTTTTTTTGTACCGTTTTCATTACATGGATTTAGTAAGCATGACCCAACTTTGTCCGAAAGACTTGTGGGCTCGAACATGACGCGTGGTCATGAACACATGGGCTTGCTTGACTACCTCTACATATATGTGGTTCTGTTTTAACCTCaattattgatatatatatcatcTCCTCTCTATCCTACATTCTTGGCCAtatctttataattttataaaaacaCTATAATTATATACtagatttcaataaaaaaattaaattattgctTGCaaatttatttgtaattttaGGTTTTGTTTAAGTTTTAAACCGACTGTTGGACGATTTCAAATATTATGATGGATGCCTTACTTCAAAAAATGAGATTCAAAAGAAATTAGAAAGTCTTGAGTTCGCATATTGAATACTCGTTGAAAAATTGGGTCATATGATATTAGATCCTAGAGGATAATACATTAAGTTGTTGAAATTGGCTCTCACATCCCCACTCTTGAAGCTCTTCTTAATAAAAGATAAAACTCGGACTTGAATTCAGAGAGAACCATACCGTTGATTGTATGGGGCTGTTTGGGAGTGCCGTGAGGTGCGGTGTggtgttgtgagttataaaactgtggtgttgtgaggtgagttggaacgtaaaaaactgtttggcgtatcacttttaaaactgtgatgcgGTGCCGTGAGGTATGTTTGGGGTATCTAAATTActgttatattagatgactaataatattaatataatatcgCTTAAGGTTTACATTGCCAAACTCATACATTGAATTGGGACATCCATATAAGAATTTTAATGAACGAGAACGACATTTTACTATACCAATcttctatataaatatttaaaacctCTCAAGACATCGCACATGAATGGGATAAGATAGTGAATTTGAACCTTTGATCTGACAGTTGACATCGCTGACGTAGCAAGAATCCAAATGAAAATTCATAGAAGCCGATATCAGGGTCAAAATCGTCCAAATTCCAAAATCCTGATCCCATCTATAAATGACCACGTAGTCTAATCCTCATCCCCATGCCCATGCTGAACTAAGCAGAATAGAACAACTCCTCGACGAACATACAGAGCACACCTAACATGACTACTCTCTTCTACATTTCTCTTATAATACTCTCTGTTGCTTCCGCCGTTAACTCCTGCCCGCCGTCAGATCGGGCAGCTCTTTTGGCCTTCAAGAACGCCCTCCACGAGCCTTACCTCGGCATCTTCAATTCATGGAAGGGCACCGACTGTTGCCACAACTGGTACGGCGTCACTTGCGACCCGGAATCAAAACGGGTAGCAGATATTAGCCTCCGGGGAGAGTCGGAGGACCCGATATTCCAACGCGCTAAACGCACCGGTTACATGACCGGGTACATCTCCCCCTCAATTTGCAGGCTCACTCGTCTCTCTAGCCTCATCATCGCCGACTGGAAGGGAATCTCCGGTGAGCTCCCGAGATGCTTTTCGAAGTTGCCATTCCTCCGTGTTCTCGACGTCGTCGGGAACAGCATCTCTGGCTATATCCCAGCCGATATTGGCCGTCTCCACCGGCTCACCGTACTCAACCTTGCCGACAACCTCATCGCCGGTGGAATCCCGTTGTCGTTGACGAACTTATCAAGCTTGATGCACCTCGATGTGCGTAACAACCGGCTTACCGGATTGTTGCCCCAGAATTTCGGCCGGCTCGGGATGCTGAGCCGGGCTTTGTTGAGCCGTAACCAAATCAGTGGACGGATACCGCCTTCCATAACAACCATTTATCGTCTCGCCGATTTAGATCTCTCAATGAACCAAATATCGGGCCAAATCCCTGCTTCTTTAGGTAAAATGGCTGTTCTGGCGACCCTGAATCTTGATTTTAACAAATTAACCGGGCCAATCCCGGCTACTTTGTTAAATTCGGGTATTAGTAACCTGAATTTGAGCTCAAACTCACTAGAGGGAATATTACCGGACGTTTTCGGTCCGAGATCTTATTTTACGGTTCTGGACTTATCGCATAACAATTTGAAGGGTCCGATCCCCGAATCGTTCTCGAAGGCGTCGTTTATAGGGCACTTAGATTTGAGTCACAACCATTTGTGTGGAGCGATTCCGTTGGGGTCGCCGTTCAATCACCTTGAAGCGTCTTCGTTTGCTTTCAATGATTGTCTTTGTGGGAAGCCGCTTCTCCCATGTCGGCATTAATATGTTTCGGCGGAAATATAGAgagttatttcttcttctttggcgACCGATATATTTAGTGAATATATATGTTcgtattattattgttttttttataagaaataTGTTTGTGTTATTAAGTTGATCAGAATGTTGTGTTTAGTTACTCGGTAACGGAAGATCGAAATTTAATGTATTATGCACTACAATGAAGGAAGGTCCAAttgtcttattattatta
Protein-coding regions in this window:
- the LOC120016997 gene encoding protein FAR1-RELATED SEQUENCE 4 isoform X1 — its product is MDSNSVVGNTIMEPRDDMEFDSHEDAYSYYKEYAKSVGFGTAKLSSRRSRASKEFIDAKFSCIRYGSKQQSDDAINPRPSPKIGCKASMHVKRKPNGKWNIYSFIKEHNHELLPAQVHFFRSHRNPDPRKNDVRMRRRKNLGAVSKLFGAYQNVECLEGYMRNQHDRGRKLLLDTGDAQVLLELFMHMQEENPKFFYAVDFNEEHQLRNLFWVDAKGMEDYNNFGDVVCFDTTYFTNKYKIPLVLFIGVNHHIQPTLIGCALIADETVYTFVWLIQTWFIAMGERAPRVILTDQNNAIKRAVAAVFPETRHCFCLWHILEMIPRQLEYLSLWHDSFMVKFNKCIFKSWTEEQFEKRWWKLLDKFHLREVEWIHSLYEDRRCWVPTFMRDVSFAGLSTTSRSESLTSGFDKYVHGGTSLREFIEQYQVILEDRYEEEAKADFDAWHETPELKSPSPFEKQMSLVYTHEIFRKFQVEVLGASACHLKKEIEDEISTTYSVKDFENNQDYMVEWNESKSDIYCSCRLFEYKGYLCRHAIVVLQMSGVFSIPSKYVLQRWTNAAMSRHAIGERLDEVQSKVHRYNDLCRRAIILGEEGSLSQDSYHMAVCAIKEALRHCASVNNSLESESRPTTSELHAISIVEEENQFSNTLIPDPKWSSKNKATKRAEGQQKEGNENDATRREEESLLGTVGTVAQDGFHQMETSEMRPVQSPNVMPAQFHNMMPMIFHNVTSAQFQNVPPTNLHGNRPPR
- the LOC120016997 gene encoding protein FAR1-RELATED SEQUENCE 4 isoform X2; translation: MDSNSVVGNTIMEPRDDMEFDSHEDAYSYYKEYAKSVGFGTAKLSSRRSRASKEFIDAKFSCIRYGSKQQSDDAINPRPSPKIGCKASMHVKRKPNGKWNIYSFIKEHNHELLPAQVHFFRSHRNPDPRKNDVRMRRRKNLGAVSKLFGAYQNVECLEGYMRNQHDRGRKLLLDTGDAQVLLELFMHMQEENPKFFYAVDFNEEHQLRNLFWVDAKGMEDYNNFGDVVCFDTTYFTNKYKIPLVLFIGVNHHIQPTLIGCALIADETVYTFVWLIQTWFIAMGERAPRVILTDQNNAIKRAVAAVFPETRHCFCLWHILEMIPRQLEYLSLWHDSFMVKFNKCIFKSWTEEQFEKRWWKLLDKFHLREVEWIHSLYEDRRCWVPTFMRDVSFAGLSTTSRSESLTSGFDKYVHGGTSLREFIEQYQVILEDRYEEEAKADFDAWHETPELKSPSPFEKQMSLVYTHEIFRKFQVEVLGASACHLKKEIEDEISTTYSVKDFENNQDYMVEWNESKSDIYCSCRLFEYKGYLCRHAIVVLQMSGVFSIPSKYVLQRWTNAAMSRHAIGERLDEVQSKVHRYNDLCRRAIILGEEGSLSQDSYHMAVCAIKEALRHCASVNNSLESESRPTTSELHAISIVEEENQFSNTLIPDPKWSSKNKATKRAEGQQKEGNENDATRREEETSEMRPVQSPNVMPAQFHNMMPMIFHNVTSAQFQNVPPTNLHGNRPPR
- the LOC120016542 gene encoding DNA damage-repair/toleration protein DRT100-like — its product is MTTLFYISLIILSVASAVNSCPPSDRAALLAFKNALHEPYLGIFNSWKGTDCCHNWYGVTCDPESKRVADISLRGESEDPIFQRAKRTGYMTGYISPSICRLTRLSSLIIADWKGISGELPRCFSKLPFLRVLDVVGNSISGYIPADIGRLHRLTVLNLADNLIAGGIPLSLTNLSSLMHLDVRNNRLTGLLPQNFGRLGMLSRALLSRNQISGRIPPSITTIYRLADLDLSMNQISGQIPASLGKMAVLATLNLDFNKLTGPIPATLLNSGISNLNLSSNSLEGILPDVFGPRSYFTVLDLSHNNLKGPIPESFSKASFIGHLDLSHNHLCGAIPLGSPFNHLEASSFAFNDCLCGKPLLPCRH